The Myxococcales bacterium genomic interval AACAGCGTTCGATCTTGCCCTGCTGCTTGCGGAACGCGCTCGTGAGCGCCCTGGGGTTCGGGGTCGTTGGCCTCTGCACCCCGCTCCGCTTGCGCTCGGAGGCGCCCTTTTCGGGCTGGTCCAGCGAGGGCGAGGGTAAAGCCCGTTCCTCCTCCGGCGGTGCTTCGGCTGGGACCGGAGCGGGGAGCTCCGGCGCTTTTTCTATGACCACGAACGAGGCCGGGGCCTGTGTGCGCGCGGACGGCCGCGAGAGGAAGCCGAAGGCCCCTGCCGCCACCACTAGCCCGAGGGTCAGTCCCGCCAGGGTCATCACGGCGACCTTGCGAGGCGGGGTCTCCGGAGACGGGGAGGAAGGCGTGGGCGTTGGCAGACCCGTTTCGTTCGTGTCGACCAGCGCGCGCAGCTCTTGGGTGTTGGGCGCTCGCCAAGCGGCGTCGAGCGTCGGGAGCGGCTCGCTGCCCATCACGCCCGGCATATCCCCCAAGAAGTCCCGCTGAATGTCCGCTACCAAGCGTGCCTGGGCGGCCTCGTCGCCCTGGCGGCGGCACCTCCGCAGGGCCTCCGCAAACTCGGCGGCCGAGCGGTAACGTTGTGAGGGCTCCTTGGCAAGCGCGCGGGCAAGCACGGGATCCAGCTCACGCCGAAGGTCCGTGCGGACGAGTGACACCGGGCTGGGCTCCATTTCGGCGATCCGCTTGACCGTCTGCATGGAGGTTTCTCCCTCGAAGGGATTGAAGCCCGCCAGGATCTTGTACAGCACGACGCCGGCGGCGAACACGTCGCTTTGCACCGAGGCAGGCGCGCCCCGGAAGATCTCCGGAGCGGTGTACGCGGCCTTCCCCTTGAATTCACCCTCGCGCGTGCGGTACTCGCCGGCGTCGTCCGAGAAGCGCGCGATGCCGAAATCGAGCAGCTTCACGTGACCGTCGGTGTCGAGCAGCACGTTGCCAGGTGAGACGTCTCTGTGCACGATGCCCAGGGCGTGGCCATCGGGGCGCACGAAGGTATGGGCGTGGTGAAGGGCGTCGAGGACCTTGATGAGCACTTGGAGGGCCACGTCGCCGGTGAAGAGGCCGCCGGTCTCGCGCAGGAAGCGGTGCCACAGGCCGAGGTCGTAGCCCTTCACGAACTCGAGCACCATCACGTACGCCCCGTCTTCCTCTCCGAAGTCCAGGATGTTGACGATGCCGGGGTGCTGAAGCTCCGAAAGGATGCGCGCCTCACGCACGAAGAGACCCGCCATGCGCGGGTTCTCGACGAGATGGGGCAGGATGCGCTTGATGACCACGGGGCGTGAAAAGCCGGCTGCCCCTTCGGTGCGGCCCAGATACAGCACACCCATGCCGCCGTGGGCCAGCACGCGCACCACCCGGTAGCGGCTCAGCACCGCACGGCCGAGCATGGGGTCCACGAGAGCTTTCACCTCGGCCTCCCGGCCGGGCGGCGCAGGTAGTAGTGAACGCCGCGCTCGCGATGCTCGAACCGAATCGCGATCGCGCGCCATGGTGGTCCCAAGGTTACGGTGCCCGAAAAACGATGTTGCGGGTCGAGCGCCAGAGGCTCACCCCTCGACGAGACCTGCCAACCGGGCAGCGCGATCCCCTCCACCTCCACGGGCTGCCCGGCCTTGAAGCGCCGATCGCGGGGCGCACGCACGACGGCCGTGGGCGCGGCGTTGTCGAAGCGAATCGTGAGGGCCGTCTCCGCTGAACGCGCGGCCCCCTCACCGGCGACCGCGAAGACCAGCGCAAAGGTGCCTTCGGGCAACGTAGCGGGCTTGAATACATACGCGGGCCGCGGGGTGGGGAGGGTTTTTGCGAGGCGCTCCCCGGTGAGCTGCAGCTCGTAACGTTCAGCGCTGGGAGCGTCTGGCCATGTGACCCGAACCTCGGGCAAGTGGTTTTGGTACAGGATGGTGTAGCGGCGCCCGTCGGTATCGAGCTGGGTGGCGGGCGGGAGCCGGGGCAATTCGGACGTGCCCGGATCGCGAAGCACTTGGATGTTTCCCTGGGCAACAGGCCGCCCCTGGCTCCCGCAGACCACGGCGTATCGATGGGTCCCTGGG includes:
- a CDS encoding protein kinase; this encodes MKALVDPMLGRAVLSRYRVVRVLAHGGMGVLYLGRTEGAAGFSRPVVIKRILPHLVENPRMAGLFVREARILSELQHPGIVNILDFGEEDGAYVMVLEFVKGYDLGLWHRFLRETGGLFTGDVALQVLIKVLDALHHAHTFVRPDGHALGIVHRDVSPGNVLLDTDGHVKLLDFGIARFSDDAGEYRTREGEFKGKAAYTAPEIFRGAPASVQSDVFAAGVVLYKILAGFNPFEGETSMQTVKRIAEMEPSPVSLVRTDLRRELDPVLARALAKEPSQRYRSAAEFAEALRRCRRQGDEAAQARLVADIQRDFLGDMPGVMGSEPLPTLDAAWRAPNTQELRALVDTNETGLPTPTPSSPSPETPPRKVAVMTLAGLTLGLVVAAGAFGFLSRPSARTQAPASFVVIEKAPELPAPVPAEAPPEEERALPSPSLDQPEKGASERKRSGVQRPTTPNPRALTSAFRKQQGKIERCFQTHAALVEGAPEIAVAFNVSAEGRVASATVVPENLTDTPLGTCLLGIARTTNFGVQSAPLAFRIPLRARQAADER